GTCCACGCATTTTCGCCGTCTATCTGTTGCTGGCGCTTTGTGCGCTGGCGGCGGATTTTTACTGGACGGTGGGTTATTTCAATCTGCTGCTGAGCGTGCTTTGCCCGCTGCATGCCTGGTGGTTGATTCGCCGCTATGACAGGCGCCAGGTGCGCGGCTGGTATGCACGCTGGTGGGTCAGTCTGGGGCTGTATCTGTGTCTGGTAATGAGCATCTTTGCGTTTCGCAGCTTTCTTTACGAGCCCTTTACCGTGCCTTCCGCATCGATGAATCCGACGCTGGAAGCGGGCGATCGCATTGTGGTGCGCAAGCTGGGGTTTGGTCATTACGCGAGCCTGGGACTTAACCTGGGGACGCCGGGTGTGACCGATCCGCAGCAGATGCACCGGGGCGAGGTGTATGTATTCCTGCATCCCGAGCTCAATGTACCTTATGTAAAGCGCCTGCTTGGTCTGCCGGGGGACCGCCTGGAGTTCACCGAGCGCACGGTGTTGGTCAACGGGCAGGCGCTGGCAGTGCAATCCGATATGCAGGACGAACAGCAGCAGCTATTGACTGAAACCGCTGGCGCAGTGAGCTATCACATCCGCCATATGAGCCAGCCGGTATCGCCGGCCACCGGCACCTTTGTCGTGCCTGAAGGCCAATACTTCTTTGTCGGCGATAATCGCGACGATTCATCCGACAGTCGCCACTGGGGCCCAGTCAGCAGTGAGAATATCATTGGCGAAGTCGTCTGGGTGATCGACTGAGCCGCGGCTCAGAGCACCGCCCAAGTCGCAACGCGTTAGAGCAGCCCGGGCAACCAGGTAACCAGCCCCGGCCAGATTGCGACTATGATCAGCATCAATAACTGAATCGCAATAAAGGGCAACACCCCGCGGTAGATCGCAGAGGTAGGCACGCTGGGCGGTGTGACGCCGCGCAGATAGAACAGCGCAAAGCCGAAGGGTGGCGTCAGGAAAGAGGTTTGCAGGTTCAGCGCGATCATCACGCCGAGCCAGATGGGGTCCAGGCCCATCATCAACAGCACCGGACCGACAATGGGCACCACGACAAAGGTGATCTCGATAAAGTCGAGAATAAAGCCGAGCAGAAAGATCACCAGCATCACCAGCAACGTCGCGGTAAAGACGCCACCGGGCAGTTGATTGAACAGCCCGTGGATCATGTCCTCACCACCAAAGCCGCGGAACACCAGCGAGAAAATCGAGGCGCCGATCAGGATCATGAACACCATGGCGCTGATGTCGGTGGTCGCGGTGGTCACTTCACGCAGCCGGCGGAAGGTCAGTTGCCGCTTGGCGATGGCTAACAAGGTGGCGCCCACGGCGCCGACGGCAGCGGCCTCGGTGGGCGTGGCGATACCCCAGAGAATCGAGCCCAGCACGGTGAGTATCAACAAAAGCGGGGGAAGCAGTGCGGCAAACAACTTGCCCACGTGCAATTCACCGCGCTCTTCCTTGCTCATCGCCGGCAGTTTGGCCGGCTGCCGCCAGGCGACCAATGCCAGGTAGGCCAGGTACAGCAGCACCAGTAACAGCCCGGGCAGCAGGGAGCCCATAAACAGATCGCCGACCGTGACCGTCTTGGGTGAGAAGATGCCCATGCGCAACTGCGCCTGCTGATAGGCGTTGGACAGCACATCACCGAGCAGCACCAGCACGATGGAGGGCGGAATGATCTGCCCCAGCGTGCCGGTCGCCGCGAGTGTGCCGGTGGCCAGCGCCGGATCATAGCCGCGCTTGAGCATGGTCGGCAGCGCCAGCAGACCCAGCGTCACCACGGTGGCGCCGACTATGCCGGTGCTGGCCGCCAGCAAGGCACCGACCAGGCACACGGAAAACGCCAGGCCGCCCCGCAGGCCGCCGAACAGCCGCGACATGGATTCGAGCAGGTCTTCGGCGACACGGGACTTTTCCAGCATCACCCCCATGAATACGAACAGCGGGACCGCCAGCAAGGTCGCGTTGTTCATGGTGCCGAACAGACGGCTGGGCAGGGCGCCGAAGAAGCTCGGGTCGAATACGCCCAGCAGCACGCCGGCGCCTGCAAAGAGCAGCGACAAGCCGCCGAGAGTAAAGGCCACCGGGTAGCCGGCCATCAACGTCAGACACAGGCAGATAAACAGCCCGATGGCCATGAATTCCGGCAGGCTCACAGGTGCTCTCCCGGTTGCTCTGTTATCGGTACGTCAGGCAGGTGCGTGGGTAGAATTCCGGCAAGCACGCAGGCGGTCTTGATGATTTGCGCCAAGGCTTGTAAAAGCAGGCTGGCAACCAAAAGCTGGATGATGCTCTTTTGCCAATAAACCCAGGGCAGCCCACCGGCATCGGCGGAGCGCTCATTGCGCGCCCAGGACACCGCCACATAATCCCAGCAGTTCCAGGCCAGAAACAGGCACATGGGTAGCAGGAAGATCAAACTGCCGGTCAGATCGACCAGCGCCTGGCGCCGCGGCGGCATGCTGCGGAAAAAGATGTCGACCCGCACATG
This genomic stretch from Halopseudomonas pelagia harbors:
- the lepB gene encoding signal peptidase I, with amino-acid sequence MTQPDPTAETNFATAATWSPRAWIALVLGVVVQPFVFLYINRPRIFAVYLLLALCALAADFYWTVGYFNLLLSVLCPLHAWWLIRRYDRRQVRGWYARWWVSLGLYLCLVMSIFAFRSFLYEPFTVPSASMNPTLEAGDRIVVRKLGFGHYASLGLNLGTPGVTDPQQMHRGEVYVFLHPELNVPYVKRLLGLPGDRLEFTERTVLVNGQALAVQSDMQDEQQQLLTETAGAVSYHIRHMSQPVSPATGTFVVPEGQYFFVGDNRDDSSDSRHWGPVSSENIIGEVVWVID
- a CDS encoding TRAP transporter large permease subunit; this encodes MPEFMAIGLFICLCLTLMAGYPVAFTLGGLSLLFAGAGVLLGVFDPSFFGALPSRLFGTMNNATLLAVPLFVFMGVMLEKSRVAEDLLESMSRLFGGLRGGLAFSVCLVGALLAASTGIVGATVVTLGLLALPTMLKRGYDPALATGTLAATGTLGQIIPPSIVLVLLGDVLSNAYQQAQLRMGIFSPKTVTVGDLFMGSLLPGLLLVLLYLAYLALVAWRQPAKLPAMSKEERGELHVGKLFAALLPPLLLILTVLGSILWGIATPTEAAAVGAVGATLLAIAKRQLTFRRLREVTTATTDISAMVFMILIGASIFSLVFRGFGGEDMIHGLFNQLPGGVFTATLLVMLVIFLLGFILDFIEITFVVVPIVGPVLLMMGLDPIWLGVMIALNLQTSFLTPPFGFALFYLRGVTPPSVPTSAIYRGVLPFIAIQLLMLIIVAIWPGLVTWLPGLL
- a CDS encoding TRAP transporter small permease subunit, which translates into the protein MPGRFASSCLSIARLIDTLNSVMGRLLSWLTLAMVLLTVFVVAMRYGFDLGATATQELVMYCHALVFMGAAAWALQRDAHVRVDIFFRSMPPRRQALVDLTGSLIFLLPMCLFLAWNCWDYVAVSWARNERSADAGGLPWVYWQKSIIQLLVASLLLQALAQIIKTACVLAGILPTHLPDVPITEQPGEHL